A genomic window from Levilactobacillus yonginensis includes:
- the helD gene encoding RNA polymerase recycling motor HelD translates to MTTSEQTQEQQRVDHVAQQIGNRIDKTTADYNAAHQELRNVLKNYSENTSVNWFEVDDRIETSAELQQQRALVSRLTENQNIIQDQLDTFKELQKSPYFGRIDIQDPEETSPESLYIGTASFVDDDQNFLVYDWRAPISSIYYNGVLGKVAYSTPAGDQQTELLKKRQFLIQNGKIESMFDTNETVGDEMLQHALGEQNDATMQNIVATIQREQNDIIRDTRSDLLVVQGVAGSGKTSAILQRIAFLLYHSRRDLEADQIVLFSPNRLFSHYISDVLPSLGERNMRQVTLAEFLTQRFQGLNVQTQFERYEADQQQPVNLPLRNFRESADMMTAVKDYCYQVTPAELKFTDIRFKSRVFFDREEIREIYAQFPDATAPADRLLRTKNALEKRLRHRIAEEAKEDWVRDEIDQLSDEDYHNLLGEKHLGKFEQLDDEIDFIARQIVRKRLRPVDDAIYNGYFLDTYSQYTAFLKQCPLPETVAPADWQHVIATYQHDIEFHKLALTDAAPLLYLRDILAGGGANHRMQHLFVDEMQDYSMAQLIYLQHAFPRAKLTLLGDSEQALFKAVEAPEKILKKLDSALNVKRSRLITLHRSYRSTLPITTFAKALLPDGDKIEAFNRPGDLPKVVLRYDEASAFKALAHELKLELATSGTVAILTKSTAEAKYVYQELHRDFDLTRLTDTDRSLPKGVVVLPIYLAKGLEFDSVIAYNVSADNYPDEQLTGTLYTIASRAMHHLTLLCIGPASPLIASGNIPQADLQIEHELQN, encoded by the coding sequence TTGACCACCAGCGAACAAACACAGGAACAACAGCGTGTTGACCACGTGGCCCAGCAAATCGGTAACCGCATTGATAAGACGACGGCGGATTACAATGCCGCCCATCAAGAACTGCGGAACGTGCTGAAGAACTACAGTGAAAACACCTCGGTCAACTGGTTCGAAGTCGATGACCGAATTGAAACCAGTGCCGAGCTGCAACAGCAACGGGCGTTGGTCTCCCGGCTAACTGAAAACCAGAATATTATTCAAGATCAACTCGACACTTTTAAAGAACTCCAAAAATCCCCGTACTTTGGCCGTATTGATATTCAGGACCCAGAAGAAACGTCTCCTGAATCCCTCTACATCGGCACCGCCTCCTTCGTGGACGATGACCAAAACTTCTTGGTCTACGACTGGCGAGCCCCCATTTCTAGTATCTACTACAATGGCGTGCTGGGCAAAGTTGCCTATAGTACGCCCGCTGGTGACCAACAGACGGAACTCTTGAAGAAACGGCAATTTTTGATTCAAAACGGCAAAATTGAAAGTATGTTCGATACCAACGAAACTGTTGGTGACGAGATGCTCCAACACGCCCTAGGTGAACAAAACGACGCCACTATGCAAAACATCGTGGCTACCATCCAGCGAGAGCAAAACGACATTATCCGGGATACCCGCAGCGACCTGCTGGTGGTTCAAGGGGTCGCGGGGTCTGGTAAAACGTCCGCTATTTTACAACGGATCGCCTTTCTGCTTTATCACAGTCGGCGGGACTTAGAGGCCGACCAAATCGTCCTCTTCTCGCCTAACCGCTTATTCAGTCACTATATCAGCGACGTCCTCCCTAGCCTAGGTGAACGAAACATGCGTCAAGTCACGCTGGCTGAATTTTTAACACAACGGTTCCAGGGCCTCAACGTGCAAACTCAGTTCGAACGCTACGAGGCCGACCAACAACAGCCCGTAAACCTCCCACTGCGAAATTTCCGCGAGAGCGCCGACATGATGACCGCCGTCAAAGACTACTGTTACCAAGTTACTCCCGCCGAGCTAAAATTCACCGACATTCGTTTCAAGAGTCGGGTCTTCTTCGACCGCGAGGAAATTCGTGAGATTTATGCCCAATTTCCAGACGCTACGGCACCGGCCGACCGGTTACTTCGCACCAAGAACGCACTTGAGAAACGCCTTAGACACCGAATTGCCGAAGAAGCTAAGGAAGACTGGGTTCGCGATGAAATCGACCAGTTAAGTGATGAAGACTATCACAACCTTTTGGGTGAAAAACACCTGGGTAAGTTTGAACAACTCGACGATGAAATCGACTTTATTGCCCGCCAGATTGTTCGAAAACGATTGCGACCAGTCGACGACGCCATTTACAACGGCTATTTTCTAGACACTTACAGTCAATACACAGCTTTCCTTAAACAGTGTCCACTACCAGAGACCGTCGCACCGGCTGACTGGCAACACGTCATCGCTACCTACCAACACGACATTGAGTTTCACAAATTGGCACTGACGGATGCCGCCCCATTGCTTTACCTGCGGGACATTCTTGCAGGTGGCGGCGCCAACCACCGCATGCAACACCTCTTCGTGGATGAGATGCAAGACTATTCAATGGCCCAACTGATCTACTTACAACACGCCTTTCCACGGGCTAAGCTCACGCTGCTAGGCGACAGTGAACAGGCCCTCTTCAAGGCCGTTGAAGCCCCCGAAAAAATTTTAAAGAAGCTGGATAGCGCCCTAAACGTCAAACGATCGCGTTTGATTACGCTGCACCGGTCTTATCGATCCACGCTCCCCATCACGACCTTCGCCAAGGCCCTCTTACCTGACGGCGACAAGATTGAAGCCTTTAACCGTCCGGGAGACTTGCCGAAAGTTGTTCTGCGTTACGATGAAGCCTCAGCGTTCAAAGCACTCGCCCATGAACTCAAATTAGAGTTGGCCACTAGCGGCACCGTGGCGATTCTGACCAAGAGTACTGCTGAAGCCAAGTACGTTTACCAGGAGCTTCACCGGGACTTTGACCTGACCCGGTTAACGGATACTGACCGCTCACTGCCCAAAGGGGTGGTCGTCCTGCCAATTTATCTGGCTAAAGGGTTGGAATTTGACAGTGTCATTGCCTACAACGTGTCTGCAGACAATTATCCGGATGAACAATTGACCGGGACACTTTACACCATTGCCTCGCGTGCCATGCATCACCTGACGCTCCTGTGCATTGGCCCCGCTTCCCCCCTAATTGCTTCTGGCAACATTCCTCAGGCGGACCTGCAGATTGAACATGAATTACAAAACTAA